One window of the Salvelinus fontinalis isolate EN_2023a chromosome 2, ASM2944872v1, whole genome shotgun sequence genome contains the following:
- the LOC129813952 gene encoding glycerol-3-phosphate acyltransferase 3-like isoform X1 — translation MTDLCEVGMDDLWSVTTLLLQVWFSVMIGLIMIPAMFGLSLGVTSVYIQILVKILEWATLRIQRGHRDRPTLPVPAPLPNGLIQREGGSMEHEMGELRRYRTQSISRGEFALSDSFYFYRKGLESIVDDQVTQRFSSEELVSWNLLTRTNHNFHYISLRLTVIWGLGVIIRYCVLFPLRITLAIIGLSWLVIGTSLVGFLPNRRVKNWLSELVHLMCYRICARGLSATIQYHNKNNKPQKGGICVANHTSPIDIVILANDGCYAMVGQSHSGLMGVIQRSMVRSCPHVWFERSEMRDRHAVTSRLRAHVAAKSNLPILIFPEGTCINNTSVMMFKKGSFEIGGTIYPVAIKYDPRFGDAFWNSAKYNMVSYLLRMMTSWAIVVNVWYLPPMTRQEGEDATKFANRVKSAIAHQGGLLDMAWDGSLKRDKVKEEFKEHQQKMYSSMVVGKKARTSQEPHTESTKS, via the exons ATGACAGATCTCTGTGAGGTAGGGATGGATGACCTGTGGAGTGTAACGACTTTGTTGCTGCAGGTGTGGTTCTCCGTGATGATTGGGCTCATCATGATACCTGCTATGTTTGGCCTCTCCCTGGGGGTCACTTCGGTCTACATTCAGATTCTGGTCAAGATATTGGAG TGGGCCACCCTGCGGAtccagagaggacacagggatcGACCCACTTTGCCAGTGCCTGCTCCGCTACCCAATG gACTCATCCAGAGGGAGGGTGGCTCTATGGAACACGAGATGGGGGAGCTGCGTCGGTATCGTACCCAGTCCATATCGAGGGGAGAGTTTGCGCTGAGCGACTCATTCTACTTCTACAGAAAGGGCCTGGAGAGCATCGTGGATGACCAAGTGACTCAGCGCTTCTCCTCTGAGGAGCTGGTCTCCTGGAACCTCCTGACCCGCACCAACCACAACTTTCACTACATCAGCCTGCGCCTCACCGTCATCTGGGGCCTGGGCGTGATCATACGTTACTGCGTGCTTTTCCCTCTCAG GATAACCCTGGCAATCATAGGGTTGAGCTGGCTGGTGATCGGGACAAGTTTGGTGGGGTTTCTACCTAACAGGAG AGTGAAGAACTGGCTCAGTGAGTTAGTCCATCTGATGTGCTACAGGATCTGTGCCAGAGGCCTCTCTGCCACCATCCAATACCACAACAA AAATAATAAACCACAAAAAGGAGGAATATGCGTAGCAAACCACACCTCACCTATTGACATTGTCATTTTGGCCAATGATGGATGCTACGCTATG GTGGGTCAAAGTCACAGTGGGCTGATGGGGGTCATCCAGAGATCAATGGTGAGGTCCTGCCCCCATGTGTGGTTTGAGAGGTCGGAGATGAGAGACCGACATGCTGTTACCAGTAG ATTGAGGGCTCATGTTGCAGCGAAGAGCAATCTACCCATTTTGATTTTCCCAGAGG GAACCTGCATCAACAACACATCGGTCATGATGTTCAAGAAGGGAAGCTTTGAGATTGGAGGGACAATATACCCAGTTGCAATCAAG TATGACCCACGCTTTGGAGATGCCTTCTGGAACAGTGCCAAGTACAACATGGTGAGCTACCTACTGAGAATGATGACCAGCTGGGCCATCGTGGTCAATGTGTGGTACCTGCCCCCAATGACCAGACAG GAAGGGGAAGATGCTACCAAGTTTGCCAACCGAGTGAAGTCTGCTATCGCACATCAGGGAGGGCTGTTGGACATGGCGTG ggATGGGAGCTTGAAGAGAGACAAGGTGAAAGAAGAATTTAAAGAGCATCAACAGAAGATGTACAGCAGTATGGTTGTGGGAAAGAAAGCTAGAACCTCACAAGAGCCTCACACAGAGAGCACCAAGAGTTAA
- the LOC129813952 gene encoding glycerol-3-phosphate acyltransferase 3-like isoform X2, translating into MTDLCEWATLRIQRGHRDRPTLPVPAPLPNGLIQREGGSMEHEMGELRRYRTQSISRGEFALSDSFYFYRKGLESIVDDQVTQRFSSEELVSWNLLTRTNHNFHYISLRLTVIWGLGVIIRYCVLFPLRITLAIIGLSWLVIGTSLVGFLPNRRVKNWLSELVHLMCYRICARGLSATIQYHNKNNKPQKGGICVANHTSPIDIVILANDGCYAMVGQSHSGLMGVIQRSMVRSCPHVWFERSEMRDRHAVTSRLRAHVAAKSNLPILIFPEGTCINNTSVMMFKKGSFEIGGTIYPVAIKYDPRFGDAFWNSAKYNMVSYLLRMMTSWAIVVNVWYLPPMTRQEGEDATKFANRVKSAIAHQGGLLDMAWDGSLKRDKVKEEFKEHQQKMYSSMVVGKKARTSQEPHTESTKS; encoded by the exons ATGACAGATCTCTGTGAG TGGGCCACCCTGCGGAtccagagaggacacagggatcGACCCACTTTGCCAGTGCCTGCTCCGCTACCCAATG gACTCATCCAGAGGGAGGGTGGCTCTATGGAACACGAGATGGGGGAGCTGCGTCGGTATCGTACCCAGTCCATATCGAGGGGAGAGTTTGCGCTGAGCGACTCATTCTACTTCTACAGAAAGGGCCTGGAGAGCATCGTGGATGACCAAGTGACTCAGCGCTTCTCCTCTGAGGAGCTGGTCTCCTGGAACCTCCTGACCCGCACCAACCACAACTTTCACTACATCAGCCTGCGCCTCACCGTCATCTGGGGCCTGGGCGTGATCATACGTTACTGCGTGCTTTTCCCTCTCAG GATAACCCTGGCAATCATAGGGTTGAGCTGGCTGGTGATCGGGACAAGTTTGGTGGGGTTTCTACCTAACAGGAG AGTGAAGAACTGGCTCAGTGAGTTAGTCCATCTGATGTGCTACAGGATCTGTGCCAGAGGCCTCTCTGCCACCATCCAATACCACAACAA AAATAATAAACCACAAAAAGGAGGAATATGCGTAGCAAACCACACCTCACCTATTGACATTGTCATTTTGGCCAATGATGGATGCTACGCTATG GTGGGTCAAAGTCACAGTGGGCTGATGGGGGTCATCCAGAGATCAATGGTGAGGTCCTGCCCCCATGTGTGGTTTGAGAGGTCGGAGATGAGAGACCGACATGCTGTTACCAGTAG ATTGAGGGCTCATGTTGCAGCGAAGAGCAATCTACCCATTTTGATTTTCCCAGAGG GAACCTGCATCAACAACACATCGGTCATGATGTTCAAGAAGGGAAGCTTTGAGATTGGAGGGACAATATACCCAGTTGCAATCAAG TATGACCCACGCTTTGGAGATGCCTTCTGGAACAGTGCCAAGTACAACATGGTGAGCTACCTACTGAGAATGATGACCAGCTGGGCCATCGTGGTCAATGTGTGGTACCTGCCCCCAATGACCAGACAG GAAGGGGAAGATGCTACCAAGTTTGCCAACCGAGTGAAGTCTGCTATCGCACATCAGGGAGGGCTGTTGGACATGGCGTG ggATGGGAGCTTGAAGAGAGACAAGGTGAAAGAAGAATTTAAAGAGCATCAACAGAAGATGTACAGCAGTATGGTTGTGGGAAAGAAAGCTAGAACCTCACAAGAGCCTCACACAGAGAGCACCAAGAGTTAA